In Bradyrhizobium sp. 170, the DNA window GGTTGCAGAAGAATGCGATCAGCGGCAGGCCGATCGCGAAGAAATTGAAATCGAAGAAGAACAGCGCCAGCAGCGTCATCGGGATGACGCCGATCGCAAGCCGGATCAGGCTCATGATCATCAGCGAGATCAGGAATTCGATCGGCTTCAGCGGGCTCATCATCAGGTTGCCGAGGTTGCGCGCCCACATCTCCTCGAGGAACGAGATCGAAAAGCCGAGCTGGCCGCGGAACAGGATGTCCCACAGGATCACCGCGCCGATCAGCGTGCCGCCGGCACGCGCAAAGAAATTGTCGTTCTGCGAAATGTAGTTCTGCAGAAAGCCCCAGGTGATGATCTGCAGCGCCGGCCAGTAGATCAGTTCCAGGAGCCGCGGCCACGACGACATCAGGAGATACCAATAACGCAGCACCATCGCCTGGATGCGATGCCAGGAAATTCCATGACGGGTGACGACGTCGTTCATGGCGTCCCCTCCGCCACCCGCCCGCGCGCGACATCGAGGAACACTTCTTCCAGCGTGTTGCGGTTGTAGCGCGCCATGATCTGGTCGGGACTGTCGTCATCCTCGATGCGGCCGCGCTTCATGATGATGACGCGGTCGCACAGCCGCTCCACTTCCAGCATGTTGTGCGACGCCAGCAGGATGGTGGCGTCATGGGTCTTGCGGAAATCCTGCAAATGCTGCCGCACCCAGTCGGCGGTATCCGGGTCGAGCGAGGCCGTCGGCTCGTCGAGCAACAGCAGCTCCGGCTGGTTGATCAGCGCCTTCGCCAGCGCGACGCGGGTCTTCTGCCCGGCCGAGAGTTTACCGTTGGCGCGATCGAGGAAATCCTTGAGATCGAGGTCGGAGGCGAGCTGTTCGATGCGCTCGGCGAGATTCTTCACCGCATAGAGCCGGCCGAAGATGGTGAGGTTCTGCCGCACCGTGAGCCGCATCGGCATGTCGACATAGGGGCTCTCGAAATTCATCCGGCCGAGCACCTCGGCGCTTTGCTCCGGCATCGCATGACCGAGCACCTGGACCCGCCCCGAGGTCGGCAGCACCAGCCCCATGATCATCGCGATCGTCGTGGTCTTGCCGGCGCCGTTGCCGCCGAGCAGGCCGGTGATGCTGCCCCGCGCGATCCGGAACGACACGTCATCCACCGCACGGGTGGTCTTGTAGAGTTTTATGAGATGCGCGACGTCGATCGCGGCGGAGCTTTCCGGCCCGGCCGCGGGCGATTGCGCTGGCGCTGTCTCACTATTGTCCATGACTGCCCGTTCATTGGGCCATCATGGCTGATAGTGCAAGGGAAGCCGTCATGCCCGGGCTTGTGCTCCGGACGGCTATGCCCGGCCATGACGGAGAAAGCGAACCTGACCGCGCGAATTTGTGATCGCACGCCCGCGCGGCTAAACTCCCGAAATGTCCGACGTCGCCGCCTCCGATTTCCGCCTTCCGCACCGCTATGTCCGTCTCGATACGATCCTGCGGCTGCGCTGGCTGGCAGCACTCGGCCAGCTCACCGCGATCTTCATCGTGGCGCATGGGCTGGAATTCGCCTTTCCCGTCATTGCCTGCGTCGCCATCGTCGGCGTCTCGGCGCTGCTCAATCTCGCGCTGCAGGTTGCCTTCAATCCGATGCAGCGGCTGGAACCTGGCTATGCGGCGGCGCTGCTCGCACTCAACATCGTCGAATTGGCCGCGTTGCTGTTCCTGACCGGAGGGTTGCAGAATCCGTTTTCGTTTCTGTTCCTCGGCCCGGTCCTGATCTCGGCGACGGTGCTGCCGATCCGGATGACGGTCGGGCTCGGCCTGCTCGCGGTCGCCTGCGCTTCGGCGCTGGTGTTCTTCCACCTGCCACTCCCGTGGGACAGCGAAGATCCGCTGGTGCTGCCGCCGATCTATCTGTTCGGGGTCTGGCTCTCGATCGTGCTCGCGATCGGCGTCACCAGCCTCTATGCGTTCCAGGCGACCGAGGAGGCGCGGAAGCTTTCCGATGCGCTGGCCGCGACCGAGCTGGTGCTGACGCGCGAGCAGCATCTGACCCAGCTCGACGGCCTTGCGGCTGCCGCCGCGCACGAACTCGGCACGCCGCTCTCGACCATCTTCCTGATTTCGCGGGAGCTGGAAAAGACGGTCGACGGCAACGACTCGTTGGCGTCGGATCTCAAAACCCTGCGCGAGCAGGCACAGCGCTGCCGGGACATCCTGGCCAAGATCACCCAGCTTTCCTCCTCCGGCGCGCCGTTCGACCTCATGCCGCTGTCGACGCTGATCGAGGAAGCGGTGGCGCCGCATCGCGATTTCGACGTGGCGATCAAGGTGCGGCTAGCTGTCGCAGCCACGCGCGAGCCGGTCGTCGCCCGGAACCCGGCCATCCTCTACGGCGTCGGCAACATCCTTGAAAATGCCGTCGATTTCGCCCGGACGACCGTGGAGGTGAACGCCTGGTGGAACGCCGATACGGTCGAAATCGTCATTTCCGACGACGGCCCCGGCATCGCGCCCGATATGCTGAAACGGATCGGGGAACCCTATTTATCAAGGCGCCGCAGCGCCGATGAGGCCCACGGCGAACGCGCCGGCCTCGGCCTTGGCGTGTTCATCGCCCGCACACTGCTGGAACGGACCGGCGCCAAGGTTTCGTTCTCCAACCGGACCTTTCCCGATCACGGCGCCGTGGTGCAGATCGCCTGGCCGCGCGCCCGTTTCGAGGCCGAGGAAAGTCCTGTAGGCCCAGCGGATTAGGCGAAAGCGAGCCGATCGATTTTTGTGGGGCCTTGGCAGTGCAAAACTGCCGCGCCATATGCTCTATATGATGCCCTGCATCCGCAACCCCGGGGGAACCCGACTTTGAACGCCATCGCCGAACTGAACGATCTCGCCGACCGCTCGCTGCTGATCGTCGAGGACGACAAGCCGTTTCTCGAGCGCCTGTCGCGCGCGATGGAAACCCGCGGCTTCGCGGTGACATCCTGCGACACCGTGTCCGACGGGCTGGCGCAGATCAACAAGGCCGCGCCGGCCTTCGCGGTGGTGGACCTGCGGCTCGGCGACGGCAACGGGCTCGATGTGGTGTCGGCGCTGAAGCGCAAGCGCCCCGACGCGCGCACCATCGTGCTGACCGGCTACGGCAACATCGCAACCGCCGTCACGGCGGTGAAGATGGGCGCGGTGGATTATCTCTCGAAGCCCGCCGACGCCGACGACGTCGTCGCAGCGTTGCTCGCCAGCGGCACCGAGAAATCCGAGCTGCCGTCAAATCCGATGTCGGCGGATCGCGTGCGCTGGGAACACATCCAGCGCATCTACGAGATGTGCAATCGCAACGTCTCGGAGACGGCGCGGCGGCTCAACATGCACCGCCGTACCTTGCAGCGGATTCTCGCCAAGCGCGCGCCGCGATAGCATCCCGTCGTAGTTTCGTAGGGTGGGCAAAGCGCAGCGTGCCCACCACCTGTCCGCGACCGTTGTCTTGAATGGTGGGCACGCTTCGCTTTGCCCACCCTACGGCACCGTCTCTCAAAACTCCGCGTGCCCCTGCGGATCGACCAGGCGGTTGATCCGCTGCGCTGCCGCCATCGCAAAACGCACGGTCATCGATTTGCGCGTGGCCGCCGGCAGGCGATGCTCCGGGGCCTCGCAATGCAGGTGCGCGCCGTAGGCATCGGCGATGATCAGGCCGGTATCTTGCGGAAAGATCTCGCAAGGCAGGTCCTGCGTGAAGGCGAAGAACAGTCGGTCGCAATGCATCCGGTAGTCCTGCCATTTCTGATCGGCGCGCAGGTCTTCCACCGATGACTTGATCTCGACGATCCAGATTTCGCCCTTGTCGTTCAGCGCCACCAGATCGGCGCGACGCCCGGACGGCAGCGGCAATTCGCTGATGCAGGAGAACCCCAGCGATCGCAACAGCCGCGCGGTGCCGCGTGCGATTGCGAGCGCCGTCTCCGACTGGCGGCGGTCTAGCGGCGGCACGAGGCTGATCTGGCGCGCTGATGATTCCATGGTCGTGAACCCTATCCGATTTCACGACGACCACCCAGCAGCGATGCCAAGTCCGGCGCAAAGCCGGCCACAAATTTGTCCGTAGCCCGCCCCTTTTGGACCTCAGCGCACCGTGAAGCCGGGGAACCTTGGCTTTGAGGGACAAAACACTGGAGGAGATTCAACGATGCCGCGCATCGCTACATCAGCTTTTGCCCTCGCCTTCACGGCCCTATCGCTGTCCGCCGGCCCGTCGCCAGCCCTTGCAAAACCCGCCGTCGAAGTCGCCTTTGTGCTCGACACCACCGGCTCGATGGGCGGCCTGCTCGAAGGCGCCAAGCGCAAGATCTGGTCGATCGCGACCGCGATCGTCGATTCCAACCCCGACGCCGACATCCGCATGGGCCTCGTCGCCTATCGCGACATCGGCGACGACTACGTCACGAAAAAGGTCGAACTCACCACCGACATCCAGGATCTCTATGCCAACCTTCTCGAACTGAAGGCCCGCGGCGGCGGCGACTGGCCGGAGAGCGTCAACGAGGCGCTCGATGTGGCCGTCAACAAGCTGCAATGGACCTCCGGCGGCGACACCAGGCGGATCGTGTTCCTGGTCGGCGACGCGCCGCCGCACATGGATTACGCGCAGGACACCAAGTATCCGCGCACGCTTTCGGTGGCGCGGCAGAGGGACATCATCGTCAACGCGGTGCT includes these proteins:
- a CDS encoding ActR/PrrA/RegA family redox response regulator transcription factor encodes the protein MNAIAELNDLADRSLLIVEDDKPFLERLSRAMETRGFAVTSCDTVSDGLAQINKAAPAFAVVDLRLGDGNGLDVVSALKRKRPDARTIVLTGYGNIATAVTAVKMGAVDYLSKPADADDVVAALLASGTEKSELPSNPMSADRVRWEHIQRIYEMCNRNVSETARRLNMHRRTLQRILAKRAPR
- a CDS encoding MmcB family DNA repair protein, whose translation is MESSARQISLVPPLDRRQSETALAIARGTARLLRSLGFSCISELPLPSGRRADLVALNDKGEIWIVEIKSSVEDLRADQKWQDYRMHCDRLFFAFTQDLPCEIFPQDTGLIIADAYGAHLHCEAPEHRLPAATRKSMTVRFAMAAAQRINRLVDPQGHAEF
- a CDS encoding ActS/PrrB/RegB family redox-sensitive histidine kinase, whose product is MSDVAASDFRLPHRYVRLDTILRLRWLAALGQLTAIFIVAHGLEFAFPVIACVAIVGVSALLNLALQVAFNPMQRLEPGYAAALLALNIVELAALLFLTGGLQNPFSFLFLGPVLISATVLPIRMTVGLGLLAVACASALVFFHLPLPWDSEDPLVLPPIYLFGVWLSIVLAIGVTSLYAFQATEEARKLSDALAATELVLTREQHLTQLDGLAAAAAHELGTPLSTIFLISRELEKTVDGNDSLASDLKTLREQAQRCRDILAKITQLSSSGAPFDLMPLSTLIEEAVAPHRDFDVAIKVRLAVAATREPVVARNPAILYGVGNILENAVDFARTTVEVNAWWNADTVEIVISDDGPGIAPDMLKRIGEPYLSRRRSADEAHGERAGLGLGVFIARTLLERTGAKVSFSNRTFPDHGAVVQIAWPRARFEAEESPVGPAD
- a CDS encoding ABC transporter permease — translated: MNDVVTRHGISWHRIQAMVLRYWYLLMSSWPRLLELIYWPALQIITWGFLQNYISQNDNFFARAGGTLIGAVILWDILFRGQLGFSISFLEEMWARNLGNLMMSPLKPIEFLISLMIMSLIRLAIGVIPMTLLALFFFDFNFFAIGLPLIAFFCNLIFTSWSVGIFVSGLVLRNGLGAESIVWTLMFGLMPLACIYYPAAVLPGWLQYIAWTLPPTYVFEGMRALLIDHVFRADLMVWSLGINAVLFVASFAIFLALLRSAKHHGSLLGGGE
- a CDS encoding ABC transporter ATP-binding protein, whose product is MDNSETAPAQSPAAGPESSAAIDVAHLIKLYKTTRAVDDVSFRIARGSITGLLGGNGAGKTTTIAMIMGLVLPTSGRVQVLGHAMPEQSAEVLGRMNFESPYVDMPMRLTVRQNLTIFGRLYAVKNLAERIEQLASDLDLKDFLDRANGKLSAGQKTRVALAKALINQPELLLLDEPTASLDPDTADWVRQHLQDFRKTHDATILLASHNMLEVERLCDRVIIMKRGRIEDDDSPDQIMARYNRNTLEEVFLDVARGRVAEGTP